The Dioscorea cayenensis subsp. rotundata cultivar TDr96_F1 chromosome 25, TDr96_F1_v2_PseudoChromosome.rev07_lg8_w22 25.fasta, whole genome shotgun sequence DNA segment ATGAATAATTCAAGGTATTGATCTTGTGTTTTCCCTTTTGAAGCCATGGATTTGATGGATTTCGAATCCATGAAGCGAAGAGAGCTCCAGGCACTCTGCAAAAACCATGGCTTGCCGGCGAACTCCACCAATTCTCAGATGGCACTCAGCCTCGCTTCCCTTCTCCAGGTACTCATTTTTGCTTGATTTTGTGGTATTTGAACTCGATTTTGAACTTGATTACATGAAATGCTGCGAAATTTgattgaatttgagattttgaACAGAAGAATGAGAAAATCAAGTTGAGAGGTTGCTTGAAAGGTTCAGATGAGAGTAGCCGTGAGAATTCAGGTCCGAAGAAGGTTAGCTTCTCTTTGGATGGCGAGGAGTTCGAGTTTGAGAAATCTCTGGGAATACCGGAGAAGAGAAGATCCACCAGGAGAGCTTCTACTGGAGTAATCAAAGCAAATGATCAGAAAACCAGAGTGCCTGAGGTTCCTGCTAGAATTACAAGGTCTCGGACTGTGGAAGTTTCTCATCCCACTGCTTCTCAGGAGGATGAGGGTTTTCAGAGTGATGaagggaagaagaggaaggagtCTAGTGTTATGGAACCTAATCTAAGAAGTTTGAGGAACAGGGTGGTCATATTTTCAGGGAATGAATGCGAATTGCAGGGAAATCAAAAGCTTAAGAGAAGTCTGAGGAGGGATGCTGGTAAGCAAAAGGAAAACCCGAAAGTGGATGCTTTTCAGAATATGAAGTTGGGAGGCGATGggggttttgagaagaaaatttCACGGAAAAGAGCACGAGTTGCAGATGTTGAGGAAGTTCCCCCGTGTAATACTGATTATGGAAACACAAGACCTGAAAGTGATGACGTTGATGCCGGAGCTCAATTTAAAGTAACTCAATGTGGAGGACCACCTCCAAGGAGATCGAAACGTGTTCTCTTGAACACTGAAACTATGGTGTTTGATGTTGGAGCTGCAAAGAAAGTTGAAGCACTACCACCAAAGAGATCAACAAGGAGCAGTGTGAAGTGTGGTGTGGAGGAGAGTGAGATTTCCACTGATGCAGAGGAGAAATCAGGAGATGAATTTGATGCAGTTGGTGGAAAGAAGCAGATGAAAAGTGCAAGTAGCTGGGGTATTAAAAGCAAAGGTCCAGCGGTATCTGAGATTGCTCGTGAATTCATTACTGAGAGTACAACTACTGAAGCTCGTGGACAACCAGAGGTGCTGCCAGAGTTTAGGGTTCCCCCACGGAGAACGACACGCAGCTCGTCAAAGCAGGTTGCAATGGAACTGGTGACCTTGTTACCGGCATCTGAAAAGCTTGTTGATGGAAAAGAAACAGCTAGGGCTAGCAAGTTGAGGAAGAAACATGGGAGCAGAAAACCTTCAGAAAATCTTTGTCCAAGTGGTGAAACTGAATCAGCATTTAAAACTGTAGAAGTTCAAGCAGTTCATTTTGAAAAAGTTCCATTGCATCCAATGCAGAATACTTGTAAGATTGGTGTGGCAGAATGTGAGGCAACTGAAGGTTTTAAGCAAGTTGATGATGTTGCAAGAAGGGAGGATTCAATAGCATCTCCAAGGATTCATGCTGAATCTGAAGCTTTAGCTGTTCCAAAACAAAAGGCATTGGCAAGACGATCAACTCGTAATTCAACCAAGAATGAAGCACTTTTAACATCTGCTATGAAAAAtaccattccaaaagaaaaagcGGTGGCAAGGCGATCAACTCGTCATTCTACCAAGAATGAAGCACCTTTAACAACTGTTCCACAAAATGTGCCAGTTGAGGTTGGCAAGAACAGAAGTACTGCCAAGAGGGCCAGGGAAGTGGTTCCTGATGAAGATGCTTCTTATGTTGAAAGAGATACCTCTGGAAGATTTCCTGTTTCAAAAAATCAGGAAAATGGCACTATTGTTGACGGAAATGACAGGAAACCTGGCTCTCATGTACCTAATACCAGAGGCAGTAAGAGTTGCAGGAGAGTTAACTCCATTGATGAAGCACCACCAGATGAACACTCTACAGATCCACCTCTGAGCTTGTTGGAAGATTCTTGTCAACATATTATCATTGGTGAAGGTTCTGCAAGCAATGTTAGTAGTAAGAGTCAATCTAGTCAAAGGCTCCAGAGTATGGGGAAGATGCCCTTCGATGTGCAGAAGAATTCTGAAGACAATATACATAATAGAAGTGGTGATGATAAGTTAGTTGATGAGCACAAATGTTTGGAAGAAGTGTGTTCAACCCATGAAGATCAGGTCATGATATCTGGTTCATCTGAAGTTATGAATGTTTGCAAAACATTAGAAGCAACTCCTTGTTCTGCAGTTCAGGACAATTGTGCCCAAAATGTGGATGAAGAGAAGATTTGTGAAGCCAGGAATTGTGTTCTTGTTGATATTGAGCACTCTTCTTTGTCAATGCATGCCAATGGGTCTTTTGGCCCGGCTGAGACAGTCACTGAAGCAGTTGGAAATCCACAAATTGATGCTCTTCTGGCCCTTGAACAAACCAAAAAAGGATTTACTGCATGTACTCTGTGTGTGGAAAATGTTGAGCAAGTTAATACTGCAGAAGTTAGCCATGAATTCATTGATTCAGAATCCACTCCAGTTGTGGCAGCAGATAGTGAAATGGTGTTAGATGTGATTCACAATATTCATAATGAGGATGACCCTAAACACAGAGAACCATCGCATTCTGTTGTTGGTATATCCTTGACTTGTGAAGAAATTCAAGAACTCACGTCTGCCATTGACAATGAAGTCTCGTTAGGAATTGATCAACAAAAGTTTGCTACGGTAGCTGATGTTCCTGATGCGAGGGAGATATCTTCACATCTCACTGACACACCCAATGATACTCATGGTGAGTTGTACTATATCAActgttaattttgattgataaatggCATCATCATAATCTTTTAAATTGTACTTCGATTGGATTTTGGTGTGAATTTAATTTAAGTATTGAAACTTTTCACAAATCCTGCAGTAAATCATTCAGAAGACTCTTCAGATCAGCAAAGTGCCCCCTTAAAAGATATGGGAACAGCAGAAGCAACTCTGACGACAATGTTGGTCTTTAAGTCAGCAACTGAAACATTTGGCTATGTTGAAGAGATTAACGAGGCAGACAAGAACTTTTCTGGTTCATGCTCAGGCAAATTGGCCTTTGAGGATAATAAAGAAACCTTGATGCTTGATTCTGAAAACTTCTCACTATCAGTTGGTTTGCAAGAAAATAGTGCTGAATTTGCTCGGGATCAAATGAAACCATCTTTGCGGGCTGACAGATTGGCTGCTGTTCAATGTGCTGGCATGAGTCCGAGGGAAATTCCCAAAAGCTTATCTTGTTATGATAGTTCACATGATGGCTCATGCTCCCAAAATCATATGATAGCTATTCGTCCTGGAGCTAGGATGCATGTAGACAAGGAAATTTCCGCTTCTGAGTATATGGCATCACTAACAGTGGACAAGGATGCTAGTGAAGTACTTGATGGTATGGATGCTAAAAATTACTCAGAAATGGAAGGGGACTGTAATGCTTCTCTTGATGAAAAGTTCTGTGAAGATAGTATCGACCTGCTCCCACCGACTACTGGTGACCTGCTTGAGAAGCGAGTTGAAGATATAGGAATGGCGGCCAATGATATAGAATTTCCTTTCCTTTCAGAGGACGTGGATTCTGAAATGAAGGTGATGGAAAAGGTGGCTGTTTTGGAAGTGCATGATGGTATAGATGCCAAAAATCATTTAGAGTTGGAAGGAGACAGTAATGTTTCTTTTGAAGAAAGGTTCTGTGAAGTTAGTATAGACCCACTCCCTCCAACCGCTGGTGACCTGCTAGAGGAGCgagatgaagataaagaaaTGGTGGCCAAGGATAAAGAATTTCCTCTCCCTTCAGAGGACGTGGTTTCTAAAATGAAGGTGATGGAAAAGGAGGCTATTTTGGAAGTGCTTGATGGTAGAGATGCCAAAAATCATTCAGAGTCGGAAGGAGGCAGTAATACTTCTCTTGAAGAAAGGTTCTGTGAAGCTAGTATAGACCCACTCCCTCCAACTGCTGGTCACCTGCTAGAGAAGCCAGatgaaaataaagagatggcCACGGAGGATATAGAAGTTTCCCACCTTTCAGAGAACTTGGCTTGTGAAATGGAGGTGACATCAGAAAAAcctggttgtttggatcctgaGGAGGATGGAGCTACTTTGGAGAGTCAGTTACAAATGGATCACGAAAGCGCAACTCTGCTGAGGCTTGATGGTACGATAATTGATTCTAAAAGTGGAATTCAGAAGGTCATTCTTGAGGTTGTTGGTGAAGATGCTAGTG contains these protein-coding regions:
- the LOC120252936 gene encoding uncharacterized protein LOC120252936 isoform X3 codes for the protein MDLMDFESMKRRELQALCKNHGLPANSTNSQMALSLASLLQKNEKIKLRGCLKGSDESSRENSGPKKVSFSLDGEEFEFEKSLGIPEKRRSTRRASTGVIKANDQKTRVPEVPARITRSRTVEVSHPTASQEDEGFQSDEGKKRKESSVMEPNLRSLRNRVVIFSGNECELQGNQKLKRSLRRDAGKQKENPKVDAFQNMKLGGDGGFEKKISRKRARVADVEEVPPCNTDYGNTRPESDDVDAGAQFKVTQCGGPPPRRSKRVLLNTETMVFDVGAAKKVEALPPKRSTRSSVKCGVEESEISTDAEEKSGDEFDAVGGKKQMKSASSWGIKSKGPAVSEIAREFITESTTTEARGQPEVLPEFRVPPRRTTRSSSKQVAMELVTLLPASEKLVDGKETARASKLRKKHGSRKPSENLCPSGETESAFKTVEVQAVHFEKVPLHPMQNTCKIGVAECEATEGFKQVDDVARREDSIASPRIHAESEALAVPKQKALARRSTRNSTKNEALLTSAMKNTIPKEKAVARRSTRHSTKNEAPLTTVPQNVPVEVGKNRSTAKRAREVVPDEDASYVERDTSGRFPVSKNQENGTIVDGNDRKPGSHVPNTRGSKSCRRVNSIDEAPPDEHSTDPPLSLLEDSCQHIIIGEGSASNVSSKSQSSQRLQSMGKMPFDVQKNSEDNIHNRSGDDKLVDEHKCLEEVCSTHEDQVMISGSSEVMNVCKTLEATPCSAVQDNCAQNVDEEKICEARNCVLVDIEHSSLSMHANGSFGPAETVTEAVGNPQIDALLALEQTKKGFTACTLCVENVEQVNTAEVSHEFIDSESTPVVAADSEMVLDVIHNIHNEDDPKHREPSHSVVGISLTCEEIQELTSAIDNEVSLGIDQQKFATVADVPDAREISSHLTDTPNDTHVNHSEDSSDQQSAPLKDMGTAEATLTTMLVFKSATETFGYVEEINEADKNFSGSCSGKLAFEDNKETLMLDSENFSLSVGLQENSAEFARDQMKPSLRADRLAAVQCAGMSPREIPKSLSCYDSSHDGSCSQNHMIAIRPGARMHVDKEISASEYMASLTVDKDASEVLDGMDAKNYSEMEGDCNASLDEKFCEDSIDLLPPTTGDLLEKRVEDIGMAANDIEFPFLSEDVDSEMKVMEKVAVLEVHDGIDAKNHLELEGDSNVSFEERFCEVSIDPLPPTAGDLLEERDEDKEMVAKDKEFPLPSEDVVSKMKVMEKEAILEVLDGRDAKNHSESEGGSNTSLEERFCEASIDPLPPTAGHLLEKPDENKEMATEDIEVSHLSENLACEMEVTSEKPGCLDPEEDGATLESQLQMDHESATLLRLDGTIIDSKSGIQKVILEVVGEDASETCDGCHEDVGQDNERTKFSSVDVVLQQFIFREEASTETVSEDFQQTDYTDPSTQLKIQDGDEMASHRNSYSTVDSVDIHDLETHDSSNLQTDLENQMQAPTTFVKEREVVSWDDSQTCETLPRDLKNSTAAYFPVDMGNVSGETDDSHHDDEKASQVRNIPVTDDLVFQLCSGGLLQQDIHEKPDEDNLKDVLGPIDCDTSITEPKHLIYILVAGDVSGEVGSSNANTTVASDENQITASPCNFHEDRDCVSPSLVDDLKSAEETEIHAFNGQLMDTDEVTKHDLATASDDLNKENMETSEGDVMADEDGNGNSRAMEENTLHKDVPFLLQRVCDNKSHSGLTPLQNASLPSQTKNDRNMVKLCTAAEMTIDKIEKIEDKFDNDDREVRNFVKGSEPTISEVDADDATMGHECGDVSEIAEQSIWDQDVMKIENMDMVARYGSDDIEGAQVAKGESESTSVFNICENFKDGENANGCQDENSMFADMMVEKENNTDITNLEGTLAESRLCEAPSSAGQLVSVSKELLYSNWTIDSTVDVCQAVSGGHDDREIYQDTMKHEVNFQTETSNLQNHDYSSERIDSVDFEETKDCGIRAKESTNLEGHEQIEETFHETDCQEQECGEQSNVNGANQTDAGSALLSPAAETRQTIDPEPQHPLAKETLINSLDCQASGLSCDERGLFQDITFPENDDEQGLGNERGDELCSGKVKDQNDVHKLSNETSVVENTSDETENNSNGIEIYRMEETKCILNQSSAFQEPVCAESADQAEESMNQENQSVSSFDCSPSKFRNHANTDDSGIDLLDEINHKLINFNISSANKFKKVLIHKTPMQLLDALRPQTQISELKNKENAPLVKIEHSIIRTVEKSRRPLQSLQNNEKVQQP
- the LOC120252936 gene encoding uncharacterized protein LOC120252936 isoform X4; translation: MDLMDFESMKRRELQALCKNHGLPANSTNSQMALSLASLLQKNEKIKLRGCLKGSDESSRENSGPKKVSFSLDGEEFEFEKSLGIPEKRRSTRRASTGVIKANDQKTRVPEVPARITRSRTVEVSHPTASQEDEGFQSDEGKKRKESSVMEPNLRSLRNRVVIFSGNECELQGNQKLKRSLRRDAGKQKENPKVDAFQNMKLGGDGGFEKKISRKRARVADVEEVPPCNTDYGNTRPESDDVDAGAQFKVTQCGGPPPRRSKRVLLNTETMVFDVGAAKKVEALPPKRSTRSSVKCGVEESEISTDAEEKSGDEFDAVGGKKQMKSASSWGIKSKGPAVSEIAREFITESTTTEARGQPEVLPEFRVPPRRTTRSSSKQVAMELVTLLPASEKLVDGKETARASKLRKKHGSRKPSENLCPSGETESAFKTVEVQAVHFEKVPLHPMQNTCKIGVAECEATEGFKQVDDVARREDSIASPRIHAESEALAVPKQKALARRSTRNSTKNEALLTSAMKNTIPKEKAVARRSTRHSTKNEAPLTTVPQNVPVEVGKNRSTAKRAREVVPDEDASYVERDTSGRFPVSKNQENGTIVDGNDRKPGSHVPNTRGSKSCRRVNSIDEAPPDEHSTDPPLSLLEDSCQHIIIGEGSASNVSSKSQSSQRLQSMGKMPFDVQKNSEDNIHNRSGDDKLVDEHKCLEEVCSTHEDQVMISGSSEVMNVCKTLEATPCSAVQDNCAQNVDEEKICEARNCVLVDIEHSSLSMHANGSFGPAETVTEAVGNPQIDALLALEQTKKGFTACTLCVENVEQVNTAEVSHEFIDSESTPVVAADSEMVLDVIHNIHNEDDPKHREPSHSVVGISLTCEEIQELTSAIDNEVSLGIDQQKFATVADVPDAREISSHLTDTPNDTHVNHSEDSSDQQSAPLKDMGTAEATLTTMLVFKSATETFGYVEEINEADKNFSGSCSGKLAFEDNKETLMLDSENFSLSVGLQENSAEFARDQMKPSLRADRLAAVQCAGMSPREIPKSLSCYDSSHDGSCSQNHMIAIRPGARMHVDKEISASEYMASLTVDKDASEVLDGMDAKNYSEMEGDCNASLDEKFCEDSIDLLPPTTGDLLEKRVEDIGMAANDIEFPFLSEDVDSEMKVMEKVAVLEVHDGIDAKNHLELEGDSNVSFEERFCEVSIDPLPPTAGDLLEERDEDKEMVAKDKEFPLPSEDVVSKMKVMEKEAILEVLDGRDAKNHSESEGGSNTSLEERFCEASIDPLPPTAGHLLEKPDENKEMATEDIEVSHLSENLACEMEVTSEKPGCLDPEEDGATLESQLQMDHESATLLRLDGTIIDSKSGIQKVILEVVGEDASETCDGCHEDVGQDNERTKFSSVDVVLQQFIFREEASTETVSEDFQQTDYTDPSTQLKIQDGDEMASHRNSYSTVDSVDIHDLETHDSSNLQTDLENQMQAPTTFVKEREVVSWDDSQTCETLPRDLKNSTAAYFPVDMGNVSGETDDSHHDDEKASQVRNIPVTDDLVFQLCSGGLLQQDIHEKPDEDNLKDVLGPIDCDTSITEPKHLIYILVAGDVSGEVGSSNANTTVASDENQITASPCNFHEDRDCVSPSLVDDLKSAEETEIHAFNGQLMDTDEVTKHDLATASDDLNKENMETSEGDVMADEDGNGNSRAMEENTLHKDVPFLLQRVCDNSNELHYAGIAAYSSDIYESHSGLTPLQNASLPSQTKNDRNMVKLCTAAEMTIDKIEKIEDKFDNDDREVRNFVKGSEPTISEVDADDATMGHECGDVSEIAEQSIWDQDVMKIENMDMVARYGSDDIEGAQVAKGESESTSVFNICENFKDGENANGCQDENSMFADMMVEKENNTDITNLEGTLAESRLCEAPSSAGQLVSVSKELLYSNWTIDSTVDVCQAVSGGHDDREIYQDTMKHEVNFQTETSNLQNHDYSSERIDSVDFEETKDCGIRAKESTNLEGHEQIEETFHETDCQAAETRQTIDPEPQHPLAKETLINSLDCQASGLSCDERGLFQDITFPENDDEQGLGNERGDELCSGKVKDQNDVHKLSNETSVVENTSDETENNSNGIEIYRMEETKCILNQSSAFQEPVCAESADQAEESMNQENQSVSSFDCSPSKFRNHANTDDSGIDLLDEINHKLINFNISSANKFKKVLIHKTPMQLLDALRPQTQISELKNKENAPLVKIEHSIIRTVEKSRRPLQSLQNNEKVQQP
- the LOC120252936 gene encoding uncharacterized protein LOC120252936 isoform X1, producing MDLMDFESMKRRELQALCKNHGLPANSTNSQMALSLASLLQKNEKIKLRGCLKGSDESSRENSGPKKVSFSLDGEEFEFEKSLGIPEKRRSTRRASTGVIKANDQKTRVPEVPARITRSRTVEVSHPTASQEDEGFQSDEGKKRKESSVMEPNLRSLRNRVVIFSGNECELQGNQKLKRSLRRDAGKQKENPKVDAFQNMKLGGDGGFEKKISRKRARVADVEEVPPCNTDYGNTRPESDDVDAGAQFKVTQCGGPPPRRSKRVLLNTETMVFDVGAAKKVEALPPKRSTRSSVKCGVEESEISTDAEEKSGDEFDAVGGKKQMKSASSWGIKSKGPAVSEIAREFITESTTTEARGQPEVLPEFRVPPRRTTRSSSKQVAMELVTLLPASEKLVDGKETARASKLRKKHGSRKPSENLCPSGETESAFKTVEVQAVHFEKVPLHPMQNTCKIGVAECEATEGFKQVDDVARREDSIASPRIHAESEALAVPKQKALARRSTRNSTKNEALLTSAMKNTIPKEKAVARRSTRHSTKNEAPLTTVPQNVPVEVGKNRSTAKRAREVVPDEDASYVERDTSGRFPVSKNQENGTIVDGNDRKPGSHVPNTRGSKSCRRVNSIDEAPPDEHSTDPPLSLLEDSCQHIIIGEGSASNVSSKSQSSQRLQSMGKMPFDVQKNSEDNIHNRSGDDKLVDEHKCLEEVCSTHEDQVMISGSSEVMNVCKTLEATPCSAVQDNCAQNVDEEKICEARNCVLVDIEHSSLSMHANGSFGPAETVTEAVGNPQIDALLALEQTKKGFTACTLCVENVEQVNTAEVSHEFIDSESTPVVAADSEMVLDVIHNIHNEDDPKHREPSHSVVGISLTCEEIQELTSAIDNEVSLGIDQQKFATVADVPDAREISSHLTDTPNDTHVNHSEDSSDQQSAPLKDMGTAEATLTTMLVFKSATETFGYVEEINEADKNFSGSCSGKLAFEDNKETLMLDSENFSLSVGLQENSAEFARDQMKPSLRADRLAAVQCAGMSPREIPKSLSCYDSSHDGSCSQNHMIAIRPGARMHVDKEISASEYMASLTVDKDASEVLDGMDAKNYSEMEGDCNASLDEKFCEDSIDLLPPTTGDLLEKRVEDIGMAANDIEFPFLSEDVDSEMKVMEKVAVLEVHDGIDAKNHLELEGDSNVSFEERFCEVSIDPLPPTAGDLLEERDEDKEMVAKDKEFPLPSEDVVSKMKVMEKEAILEVLDGRDAKNHSESEGGSNTSLEERFCEASIDPLPPTAGHLLEKPDENKEMATEDIEVSHLSENLACEMEVTSEKPGCLDPEEDGATLESQLQMDHESATLLRLDGTIIDSKSGIQKVILEVVGEDASETCDGCHEDVGQDNERTKFSSVDVVLQQFIFREEASTETVSEDFQQTDYTDPSTQLKIQDGDEMASHRNSYSTVDSVDIHDLETHDSSNLQTDLENQMQAPTTFVKEREVVSWDDSQTCETLPRDLKNSTAAYFPVDMGNVSGETDDSHHDDEKASQVRNIPVTDDLVFQLCSGGLLQQDIHEKPDEDNLKDVLGPIDCDTSITEPKHLIYILVAGDVSGEVGSSNANTTVASDENQITASPCNFHEDRDCVSPSLVDDLKSAEETEIHAFNGQLMDTDEVTKHDLATASDDLNKENMETSEGDVMADEDGNGNSRAMEENTLHKDVPFLLQRVCDNSNELHYAGIAAYSSDIYESHSGLTPLQNASLPSQTKNDRNMVKLCTAAEMTIDKIEKIEDKFDNDDREVRNFVKGSEPTISEVDADDATMGHECGDVSEIAEQSIWDQDVMKIENMDMVARYGSDDIEGAQVAKGESESTSVFNICENFKDGENANGCQDENSMFADMMVEKENNTDITNLEGTLAESRLCEAPSSAGQLVSVSKELLYSNWTIDSTVDVCQAVSGGHDDREIYQDTMKHEVNFQTETSNLQNHDYSSERIDSVDFEETKDCGIRAKESTNLEGHEQIEETFHETDCQEQECGEQSNVNGANQTDAGSALLSPAAETRQTIDPEPQHPLAKETLINSLDCQASGLSCDERGLFQDITFPENDDEQGLGNERGDELCSGKVKDQNDVHKLSNETSVVENTSDETENNSNGIEIYRMEETKCILNQSSAFQEPVCAESADQAEESMNQENQSVSSFDCSPSKFRNHANTDDSGIDLLDEINHKLINFNISSANKFKKVLIHKTPMQLLDALRPQTQISELKNKENAPLVKIEHSIIRTVEKSRRPLQSLQNNEKVQQP
- the LOC120252936 gene encoding uncharacterized protein LOC120252936 isoform X2; this translates as MDLMDFESMKRRELQALCKNHGLPANSTNSQMALSLASLLQNEKIKLRGCLKGSDESSRENSGPKKVSFSLDGEEFEFEKSLGIPEKRRSTRRASTGVIKANDQKTRVPEVPARITRSRTVEVSHPTASQEDEGFQSDEGKKRKESSVMEPNLRSLRNRVVIFSGNECELQGNQKLKRSLRRDAGKQKENPKVDAFQNMKLGGDGGFEKKISRKRARVADVEEVPPCNTDYGNTRPESDDVDAGAQFKVTQCGGPPPRRSKRVLLNTETMVFDVGAAKKVEALPPKRSTRSSVKCGVEESEISTDAEEKSGDEFDAVGGKKQMKSASSWGIKSKGPAVSEIAREFITESTTTEARGQPEVLPEFRVPPRRTTRSSSKQVAMELVTLLPASEKLVDGKETARASKLRKKHGSRKPSENLCPSGETESAFKTVEVQAVHFEKVPLHPMQNTCKIGVAECEATEGFKQVDDVARREDSIASPRIHAESEALAVPKQKALARRSTRNSTKNEALLTSAMKNTIPKEKAVARRSTRHSTKNEAPLTTVPQNVPVEVGKNRSTAKRAREVVPDEDASYVERDTSGRFPVSKNQENGTIVDGNDRKPGSHVPNTRGSKSCRRVNSIDEAPPDEHSTDPPLSLLEDSCQHIIIGEGSASNVSSKSQSSQRLQSMGKMPFDVQKNSEDNIHNRSGDDKLVDEHKCLEEVCSTHEDQVMISGSSEVMNVCKTLEATPCSAVQDNCAQNVDEEKICEARNCVLVDIEHSSLSMHANGSFGPAETVTEAVGNPQIDALLALEQTKKGFTACTLCVENVEQVNTAEVSHEFIDSESTPVVAADSEMVLDVIHNIHNEDDPKHREPSHSVVGISLTCEEIQELTSAIDNEVSLGIDQQKFATVADVPDAREISSHLTDTPNDTHVNHSEDSSDQQSAPLKDMGTAEATLTTMLVFKSATETFGYVEEINEADKNFSGSCSGKLAFEDNKETLMLDSENFSLSVGLQENSAEFARDQMKPSLRADRLAAVQCAGMSPREIPKSLSCYDSSHDGSCSQNHMIAIRPGARMHVDKEISASEYMASLTVDKDASEVLDGMDAKNYSEMEGDCNASLDEKFCEDSIDLLPPTTGDLLEKRVEDIGMAANDIEFPFLSEDVDSEMKVMEKVAVLEVHDGIDAKNHLELEGDSNVSFEERFCEVSIDPLPPTAGDLLEERDEDKEMVAKDKEFPLPSEDVVSKMKVMEKEAILEVLDGRDAKNHSESEGGSNTSLEERFCEASIDPLPPTAGHLLEKPDENKEMATEDIEVSHLSENLACEMEVTSEKPGCLDPEEDGATLESQLQMDHESATLLRLDGTIIDSKSGIQKVILEVVGEDASETCDGCHEDVGQDNERTKFSSVDVVLQQFIFREEASTETVSEDFQQTDYTDPSTQLKIQDGDEMASHRNSYSTVDSVDIHDLETHDSSNLQTDLENQMQAPTTFVKEREVVSWDDSQTCETLPRDLKNSTAAYFPVDMGNVSGETDDSHHDDEKASQVRNIPVTDDLVFQLCSGGLLQQDIHEKPDEDNLKDVLGPIDCDTSITEPKHLIYILVAGDVSGEVGSSNANTTVASDENQITASPCNFHEDRDCVSPSLVDDLKSAEETEIHAFNGQLMDTDEVTKHDLATASDDLNKENMETSEGDVMADEDGNGNSRAMEENTLHKDVPFLLQRVCDNSNELHYAGIAAYSSDIYESHSGLTPLQNASLPSQTKNDRNMVKLCTAAEMTIDKIEKIEDKFDNDDREVRNFVKGSEPTISEVDADDATMGHECGDVSEIAEQSIWDQDVMKIENMDMVARYGSDDIEGAQVAKGESESTSVFNICENFKDGENANGCQDENSMFADMMVEKENNTDITNLEGTLAESRLCEAPSSAGQLVSVSKELLYSNWTIDSTVDVCQAVSGGHDDREIYQDTMKHEVNFQTETSNLQNHDYSSERIDSVDFEETKDCGIRAKESTNLEGHEQIEETFHETDCQEQECGEQSNVNGANQTDAGSALLSPAAETRQTIDPEPQHPLAKETLINSLDCQASGLSCDERGLFQDITFPENDDEQGLGNERGDELCSGKVKDQNDVHKLSNETSVVENTSDETENNSNGIEIYRMEETKCILNQSSAFQEPVCAESADQAEESMNQENQSVSSFDCSPSKFRNHANTDDSGIDLLDEINHKLINFNISSANKFKKVLIHKTPMQLLDALRPQTQISELKNKENAPLVKIEHSIIRTVEKSRRPLQSLQNNEKVQQP